The genomic DNA ATCCATTCCTACACAATTAAGTTACCCTCATTATACTGTTAGCATCATTTTTTTCCCAATGATTTGCTTATCTTATGTGTGCGTACGCTTAACAGCTTGCACATACTTTCGGACAGTCGCTACAGATACATTATATACATCTCCAAGCTCCGACTGTGTCATTTTATTTCCTTGTTCGCCGCGTACAATGTATTCAATCGCAGCTGACCAGCCGTACACATTTGTAAATATATCTCCAGATGTATATAAACGTATGAACGTACAAAACCAAAAGTGTAAACACTCTTCAATTAATTCATCATCTTTTTTCGTATAATTGTATAATGCATCCGCGATTCGTACGCACTGCTCAAATTGTTGTAAATCAGCTGGAATACTCTTATGACTATTAAGTAAAAAGAAGTAATTTGCAAGTTGTGATACGATGGGAACACCGTTCTTCGCTTGCGTTATATCAAAGAAGAATCCAACCTTCTCCGGCGTTGACAATTCATTCATTAAATATAAAGCCAGCATTTGTTCTTCTAACGTCGCACTTTGCTGAAATGATTTTCGTAATTCTTCAAATAGCAAACTTTGTCCTTCATCTGCTAAATTCAGCGCATTCCAGGGCTCTTTTCCTTTTTTATCAGGGTGCAATTCCACGACATGTTGCCACATTTTTTCAGCTAGTTGCTGATCTTTCACCATATAAGCAGAATATGCAAACCAATAATAAAAACTAACGTCTCCCTCGTATCCTTGACGCTTTAATAATTTGAACCATTTATATGCATGCTCGAAATAACCAATCGTTGCAAGTGTGGTTCCCAGTTTCAAACGATGTTCAAATGAAATCGGATATACTGAAACTAGCTGTCCCGCTAACGCTTCTACTTGTTTATGCTCTCCAATTGAATATAGAAAAATAAGCGTATTACAAAGCGCATGTATATTACCAGGATTTTTCTCTAAAATCATTTCTGTTAACTTCAGTGCCTTGTCTACATTACCAGATTGAAAATGTGCAATGGCTAAATTATTATGACCTGACCAAAATTCCGGATAATCTTTCGTAACAATTTCTAATGTAGCAATCGCTTCTTCCAATTGTCCATTACGAATATAACGATTCGCTTCTTCCTGCATAACAATTAAATCATCTTCATCTTCAATCTCTTCCGCACCCATTGCTTCTTCTTCCATAATCTCAAGAAGTTCTAATGTATCTTCTACGAATTCCTTCTCTTTTGCAAATTCTAAATAGCGATCCGCATATTTCTTCGCCTGTTGAAATAACCCCATATATGCATAATTATTTGCAATAAAATAATAGCACTGTTCAAGTTCTGGATTAGATCTAACTAACTTTAAGAAGATTTGATTCGATTCTTGATATTCACCAGCCTCAGATAATACTGATGCTAATTGACATAAAATAAACGGCTCCTTCTCACTTTGTGCCGCTCTTCGAAAATATTTAATTGCATCTTGCAATTTTTGCCCTTTGTAAGCTCTCATCCCTTTTTTATAAAAGAAGTCCGCTAGCTGATTAAAAGAGATAACTTGTCCGTTCTCCTTATATATTCTTTGATTTTTCCCCATATATCCTCCAGTTTTTTGTTTTCTTCGTTCACACATTCTTCTATCTATAAGTATAAACGATTCCGTAAAAAACAAAACAGTATATTCTACTCAATTATTTCCTTTTTATTCATAAAAAAAGAAGAGAAATGTTACATTTTCACCATGAACCTTCTCTTGCGGTCATTTGCTCTTTCGTATAAATAATACGCATTGGATTTCCACCTACGAAAGCTCCGCTCGGTACATCTCTATGAACAAGTGTGCCAGCTGAGACAGTCGCACCATCTCCAATTTTCACACCTGGTAATATTGTTACATTCGCTCCAATCATCACTTCATTTCCAATGATGATTTCCCCAAGTCGATATTCACGAATTAAATATTCATGTGCTAAAAGCGTTGTGTTATAACCAATAATCGAATTCTCTCCCACAGTTATCTTTTCTGGGAACATAATATCCGGCATTACCATAAGTGCAAATGATGTTTTCTTTCCTACTTTCATCCGTAAAAAAGTACGGTACAACCAATTCTTCACAGATAAAAATGGCGTGTAACGCGCAATTTGGATAATAATAAAGTTTTTCATTACCTTCCAAAAAGACACTGTTTTATACACATTCCATAATGAATTTCCTCCTGAAACAGGATAGCGCGTTGTCCGTCGCACTTAGCTCGCTCCTCTACTAACTTACTTGGACCTTTATGAACGGTTCATATTAGACAAAATCGGTAGCAAATCACTCATTTTATCTAGCATAAAGTCCGGCTTGTAAGCTTCTAAATACGCTCTACCTTTCAACGTCCATGAAACCGCAGCTGTTTTCGTCCCCGCATTTTGACCACCGACAATATCATGATGATTATCCCCAACCATCAATGCCTCTTCTGGTTTTGCATCTAATAATTCAAGCGCTTTTTGAAGTGGCTCTGGATGTGGTTTCACATGCTCTACATCATCAATTGTCACGACAACATCAAAAAATTCATCAAGCTTTGACAACTGTAATCCCATCTCAACGGTTTGTCTCGCTTTCGTTGTAACAATACCAACTTTATAACCTTGCTTCTTCAACTCTCGAACTGTTTCATATACAGTTTCATATTCTTCTACTAATTCATCATGATGATCATGGTTAAATTCGCGATAGCTTGTAATCATCTCTTCAACCTTACTTTCATCAATCTTGCTGAAAGTATCATGCAAAGATGGACCGATAAATGGCAACACATCTTCACGCTTATATTGATTTGGATAATATGTATTTAAAGTATGTAAAAAAGAAGAAATAATAAGTTCGTTTGTATTAATTAAAGTTCCATCTAAATCAAATAACACTGTATTTATTCTCATTGCCTTAGTCCTTTCGCTTTCCTGAATATGAAAGAAGCAGCATCTTACAATAAGATGCTACTTTTCTCTAATTTTCCGAATATCTTTTATCAGCTTGCCCCATTTTTCGTCTCACAATAATGAAAATAATAGAAATAACAACAAGTCCAATTGACATTACTTGTGCAATGCGAAGTGGTCCTAGCATTAAACTATCTGTACGTAAGCCTTCTACGAAGAAGCGTCCTACTGAATACCAAATTAAATATGTGAAGAATAATTCCCCGCGGCGTAAATTCACTTTTCTTAATGCAAGTAGTAAAATTACACCTACAAAATTCCATAATGATTCATATAAAAACGTCGGATGATAGTACACACCCTCAATATACATTTGATTAATAATGAAATCTGGTAAATGAAGACCTTCTAAAAACTGTCTCGTTACTTCATCACCATGTGCCTCTTGGTTCATAAAGTTTCCCCATCGGCCAATTGCTTGTCCTAGTAAAATACTTGGCGCAGCAATATCCGCCAACTTCCAGAATGAAACCCCGCGTCGCTTTGCAAAAAGAATTCCGGTAATAACCGCTCCGATTAAACCACCATGAATCGCCAAGCCACCTTGACGAATATTAATAATTTGACTCGGGTTTTGCGCGTAATATTCCCATTCAAAAATAACATAATACATTCTCGCAAATAGAATAGCGATCGGTACTGCAATTAATACAAGGTCAACAAATGTATCTTTTGGAATACCTAGCCTTTCTCCCTCGCGAGTTGCTAGCCAAAGACCTAATAGCACACCTGTACCGATAATAATCCCGTACCAATAAACAGGAAACGGCCCAAGTTGGACAGCTACGCGGTCAAGCTGCGGTACAGAACCTAACAGCATATGTATGACCTCCCTCTCCAATGTTTACTCCTGATTCCCTAACTCAATCGCACTCATTAATCGTTCTGAGAACTGCTGTGCTGCATTGACTCCCATACGCTTTAAACGGAAGTTCATCGCTGCTACTTCAATAATAACAGCCAAGTTTCGACCAGGACGAACCGGAAGTGTAATCTTCGTAAGTTCTGTATCAATAATTTTCATCTTCTCTTCATCAAGACCTAAGCGATCATAATTTTTCTTTTGATCCCAAATTTCAAGATTAATAACAAGTGTAATACGCTTATAATTTCGCACTGCCCCTGCACCGAATAACGTCATAACGTTAATGATACCTAGACCACGAATTTCTAATAAATGCTCAATTAAATCTGGTGAGCTTCCTACTAATGTGTCTTCATCTTCTTGGCGAATTTCTACACTATCATCCGCAACAAGGCGATGGCCACGCTTCACAAGTTCAAGAGCTGTCTCACTTTTACCAACACCACTTTGACCTGTAATTAAAACACCAACACCGTAAATATCCACTAATACACCATGAACAGCAGTTGTTGGTGCTAGCTTACCTTCTAAATAATTGGTTAAACGACTTGATAATCTCGTTGTCGTTTGAGAAGAACGTAATAAAGGCATGCCTGATTCACGTGATGCTTGTAATAACTCATCTGGTACATCTTGATTACGAGTTATAATAATACATGGCGTCTCCTCGGTACAAAGCGCTTTCATTCTCTCTTGTTTTTGTTCTGTCGTTAACGTATCAAAGAACGTAAGCTCCGTTTTTCCAAGAAGCTGCACGCGATCAGCTGGATAATATGTAAAGAATCCTGCCATTTCAATTCCAGGTCGTGATAAATCACTTGTATCAATCGGACGATGAATTCCTTCCTCACCACTTATTAACTCCAATTGAAATTGTTCAATTAAATCTTTTGTCCTTACTTTTGGCATATGTATAAACCTCCACTCCGCTGCGGGTTCAGTCTCGTTTGATGTAAAATTCCATTCTACCGGATATTGTACCATTTTTTTCTGGAAACAAGAAATACGGTTTCTGATAAATAGAAAAAAACATTTCATACGAATAATGAAATGTTTTTCTTTTTGTCATTTTCTCTTTTTTTCATATAGAGGTTCCACAATTGCCTTTTCAATAATCATATTA from Bacillus cereus G9842 includes the following:
- a CDS encoding tetratricopeptide repeat protein, which encodes MGKNQRIYKENGQVISFNQLADFFYKKGMRAYKGQKLQDAIKYFRRAAQSEKEPFILCQLASVLSEAGEYQESNQIFLKLVRSNPELEQCYYFIANNYAYMGLFQQAKKYADRYLEFAKEKEFVEDTLELLEIMEEEAMGAEEIEDEDDLIVMQEEANRYIRNGQLEEAIATLEIVTKDYPEFWSGHNNLAIAHFQSGNVDKALKLTEMILEKNPGNIHALCNTLIFLYSIGEHKQVEALAGQLVSVYPISFEHRLKLGTTLATIGYFEHAYKWFKLLKRQGYEGDVSFYYWFAYSAYMVKDQQLAEKMWQHVVELHPDKKGKEPWNALNLADEGQSLLFEELRKSFQQSATLEEQMLALYLMNELSTPEKVGFFFDITQAKNGVPIVSQLANYFFLLNSHKSIPADLQQFEQCVRIADALYNYTKKDDELIEECLHFWFCTFIRLYTSGDIFTNVYGWSAAIEYIVRGEQGNKMTQSELGDVYNVSVATVRKYVQAVKRTHT
- a CDS encoding acyltransferase, whose amino-acid sequence is MRRTTRYPVSGGNSLWNVYKTVSFWKVMKNFIIIQIARYTPFLSVKNWLYRTFLRMKVGKKTSFALMVMPDIMFPEKITVGENSIIGYNTTLLAHEYLIREYRLGEIIIGNEVMIGANVTILPGVKIGDGATVSAGTLVHRDVPSGAFVGGNPMRIIYTKEQMTAREGSW
- the ppaX gene encoding pyrophosphatase PpaX, encoding MRINTVLFDLDGTLINTNELIISSFLHTLNTYYPNQYKREDVLPFIGPSLHDTFSKIDESKVEEMITSYREFNHDHHDELVEEYETVYETVRELKKQGYKVGIVTTKARQTVEMGLQLSKLDEFFDVVVTIDDVEHVKPHPEPLQKALELLDAKPEEALMVGDNHHDIVGGQNAGTKTAAVSWTLKGRAYLEAYKPDFMLDKMSDLLPILSNMNRS
- the lgt gene encoding prolipoprotein diacylglyceryl transferase is translated as MLLGSVPQLDRVAVQLGPFPVYWYGIIIGTGVLLGLWLATREGERLGIPKDTFVDLVLIAVPIAILFARMYYVIFEWEYYAQNPSQIINIRQGGLAIHGGLIGAVITGILFAKRRGVSFWKLADIAAPSILLGQAIGRWGNFMNQEAHGDEVTRQFLEGLHLPDFIINQMYIEGVYYHPTFLYESLWNFVGVILLLALRKVNLRRGELFFTYLIWYSVGRFFVEGLRTDSLMLGPLRIAQVMSIGLVVISIIFIIVRRKMGQADKRYSEN
- the hprK gene encoding HPr(Ser) kinase/phosphatase, which gives rise to MPKVRTKDLIEQFQLELISGEEGIHRPIDTSDLSRPGIEMAGFFTYYPADRVQLLGKTELTFFDTLTTEQKQERMKALCTEETPCIIITRNQDVPDELLQASRESGMPLLRSSQTTTRLSSRLTNYLEGKLAPTTAVHGVLVDIYGVGVLITGQSGVGKSETALELVKRGHRLVADDSVEIRQEDEDTLVGSSPDLIEHLLEIRGLGIINVMTLFGAGAVRNYKRITLVINLEIWDQKKNYDRLGLDEEKMKIIDTELTKITLPVRPGRNLAVIIEVAAMNFRLKRMGVNAAQQFSERLMSAIELGNQE